In Metopolophium dirhodum isolate CAU chromosome 7, ASM1992520v1, whole genome shotgun sequence, one genomic interval encodes:
- the LOC132949131 gene encoding opsin-2-like, whose protein sequence is MINEDFQNENEIHVHNEYFINMWKSNKLFTDDYIRLINSHWLEFMPPKSYLYYGWGILFAIVMILGCTGNALAIFIILKFKSLQKSIDILMLNLAISDLILLANSTVVIYNSYYQGPALGNLGCQIDGFIGSLTKAVSTMTLNAISLDRYYAVIRPLKSLGKHTKHRARIWIGMIWIYGLLFSIIPLLDFDYGFTPTGFLISCTFDFLSDDIIDKWIMVIFYIISAWLLPFTIVFYCYIKMSIAVYANSEATNSRIGQSSTKKKTKFIFGLMTMSAMVLNAMTFTPNAIVVILGVLEKKEFITPIIMMLLSLSSNVCSCVNPWLYIILPESSRTRV, encoded by the exons ATGATAAACGAAGACTTTCAAAATGAAAACGAGATCCACGTTCAcaacgaatattttattaatatgtggAAGAGCAACAAGTTATTTACGGACGATTACATAAGGTTAATCAACAGCCATTGGTTAGAATTCATGCCTCCAAAATCCTACTTGTACTACGGTTGGGGAATTTTGTTCGCCATTGTTATGATACTTGGATGCACAGGAAACGCTCTagcaatattcattatattaaa atttaaatctTTACAGAAATCGATCGATATATTGATGTTAAACTTGGCCATTAGTGATTTAATTTTACTAGCAAACTCGACTGTGGTTATATATAACAGTTATTACCAAGGTCCAGCTCTTGGAAATTTGG GCTGTCAGATTGATGGATTTATTGGTAGCCTTACCAAAGCCGTGTCCACCATGACATTAAACGCCATATCGTTGGATCGATATTATGCTGTAATACGTCCTTTAAAATCGCTGGGAAAACATACCAAACATAGAGCCAGGATATGGATCGGCATGATATGGATATATGGATTACTGTTTTCAATCATACCGTTATTAGATTTTGATTATGGATTCACGCCAACTGGTTTTTTAATAAGTTGCACTTTTGACTTTTTGTCGGATGATATAATAGATAAATGGATTATGgtgatattctatattataagtgCTTGgttattaccatttaccattgTATTCTACTGCTATATAAAAATGTCGATAGCTGTTTACGCTAACTCTGAAGCAACAAATAGTAGGATTGGGCAGAGTTCAACAAAGAAGAAgaccaaatttatttttgggcTCATGACAATGAGTGCAATGGTGCTAAATGCAATGACTTTTACACCAAATGCAATTGTAGTAATTCTCGGGGTGttagaaaaaaaagaatttataacACCGATTATAATGATGTTATTGTCGTTATCTAGCAATGTATGTAGTTGTGTAAATCCGTGGTTATACATAATCCTACCAGAAAGCTCAAGAACTAGGGTCTGA
- the LOC132949345 gene encoding uncharacterized protein LOC132949345: protein MQIMNSRHERFGSSFIDMDFKMEVRKGYSSTFHFECKMGGMTSCISTENENENPYLPINQAIINGSVAIGIGHTQLNQLSASIEVPSISSTAYLKHFSNISDIIQDTAIEEMAKAGDEERKIALENGNVDKDGVGTYVYSNRRRAVVKTVL from the exons atgcaaataatGAATAGTCGGCATGAAAGATTTGGGTCTTCATTTATTGATATGGATTTTAAAATGGAAGTTAGAAAAGGGTATAGTTCAACATTTCATTTTGAATGCAAAATGGGTGGCATGACATCATGTATTTCTacggaaaatgaaaatgaaaatcctTATTTACCAATTAATCAAGCGATAATAAATGGCAGTGTAGCTATTG GCATAGGCCATACGCAACTCAATCAATTATCAGCTTCAATTGAAGTCCCGTCGATATCTTCTACTGCGtatcttaaacatttttcaaacataagtGATATAATTCAAGACACTGCTATCGAAGAAATGGCAAAAGCCGGCGACGAAGAACGAAAGATAGCATTAGAAAACGGCAATGTGGATAAAGatggagtaggtacctatgtgtacAGTAATCGCAGACGGGCAGTGGTCAAAACGGTCCTATAA